CGATGACGATTGCCATCCAATCATGGTTAACAACACCTTATATTCTATCTAATAGAACTCTATACATAGGTGCATTATTTTTAACGTATAGCTTAATTGAAATTGCACATGCACTTTCTTATAAGGGGATGCCGCATTTTATTATGGAGAGCACCCCCTATGCTGCAACATGGTTTTATATTATTGGAAGGTTAGTGTTATCATGTGGTATCTTGCTCATATTTTTTATTAAGGAAAAAGCCATTCTTAATAAAACGTATCGATGGTTCATTTATAGTACGCCATTTGTTATTACTGTTGGATTATTCATACTTATATATGTACCGACTACCCCTATTCTGCCACCGCTTGTTATTGAAGGAGTCGGTCCAACACCGTTAAAAATTTCGTTGCAGTATGTCGCAATGGCATGCCATTTTCTCATCATGTACTTATTACTAAAAAAATTTAAGGTAGCTCCCAATATTATATTCTTGTTGTTAGGTAGTGCAAGTTATTTAATCATTAGTGATTTACTTTTTACTACATATCGTGACGTTTACGATATTAAAAATTTTATTGGACATATTTTTCAATTGTGTTCTTTTTATTTTCTTTTTAAAGCCATTTACTTTTCATCAATTGAAAAACCGTTTCAGGATTTAATAGAAATGCAGAAACATTTAGAGAAATCTAGAGAGAAGATGCATTATATGGCTTATCATAACGAGGTGACAAGCCTACCAAATGAACGGTTTTTAATGGAGACATTACATAAGAACTTATATAAATCGAATGTTAAGAAGGCTATTTTAGCTATTGAGATTGAACGCATTTCAGCTATTAAAGCGTCACTAGGTAGTTCATATGCAGATAAATTAATTAGTCAAGTTGCACAGCGGCTAAAGGATATTATACCGGAGCAGTATTTACTAAGTATGCTTCGAGAAGATTATTTTATCGTATTTATTGATGATGCAAATCATACACAACGAATCATGGAGCTTTGTAAACAGTTGCAAATGGCCATGGCGAAATCCTTCCAAATACAACATATTTCTTTAAATGGGCATTTGAATATTGGCATATCTTTATTCCCGACGGATGCCTACAAAGAAGAAGAGCTTGTCAGGTATGCTGTGTATGCGATGCAGGAGGCGAGAAAAGTACCTTCACGCATCGTATTTTATGAAACTTCCATGTCTAGCGATATTACAGAGAAAATTATTTTAGAAAATGATTTACGTCATGCTTTGGATAATCATGAGTTGTTTGTGGAATATCAACCGCAAATAGATTTGCAGTCAGGGCAAATTTTATCGGTTGAAGCACTAGTCCGTTGGCAGCACCCAAGTAAGGGCATGATTTCTCCAGGTTTGTTTATTCCGATTGCCGAAGAGTCAGGTATCATCATTCCGATTGGACAATGGGTATTAGAAACGGCGTGTAGGCAAGTGAAGCAGTGGGAACAAGCCGGCTTACCACCTATCAAAGTAGCGGTAAATCTTTCTTTAGGCCAATTATTTCAGCAAGATTTAGTGGAGATGATTCAATCTGTACTTGAAGATACTGATTTAGACCCAAAATACTTACAATTAGAAATAACGGAAAGTATGACCATTAATATCGATCATATCACGATGATTTTACATCAATTAAAAACGCTCGGTGTGACAATTGCTGTTGATGATTTTGGTACTGGTTACTCATCGTTATCCTATTTAAAAGATTTTCCAATCGATTGCTTGAAAATTGATCGCTCTTTTGTCCAAAAAATTCAAAGCGACCCTACTGATAAAGCATTAGTTGATATGATATTATCGATGGCTAAACATTTACGTTTGAAAGTAGTGGCAGAAGGAATTGAGGAAGTAGCACAGCTCAATTATTTAATGGCAGGGCATTGTGAAACAGTACAAGGATTTTTATTTAGTAAGCCATTGCATCCGACATACTTACAAGATAACTATCAGGCACTTCAAGATAATGCACAAACTATTTTAGAAGCGTTACACGCTCAATGCTGAAACTTTAAAACACCCTTGTTTCGAAAGGAAACAAGGATGTTTTTGTATGAATCATTTATTTTTGGATAGTATTAAAATGAAAACGATTTCATCTATTTAAAATATTCTAAAAATATTAACAATTTAAAAAGTTTTGTATAGGATTGCACTTGACGACGTTGACTTTAGTTGGATGAAGTAATATAATTTTCAAAATATAACAAGATTAATTATTTAGAATAGTATTACAATAATAATTTTTTTGTTGAGAATAATGGAAAAACTAAATGACATGTAGATAGAAGATAGGAGTTTAGACAATGGATATTATGCAAAAGGCAAAAGAGATGCACAAAGAAGCACAAGGGAAAATGGAGATTGTAGCAAAGGTACCTGTGCAGGATACATATGATTTAAGTTTAGCTTATTCACCTGGCGTTGCGCAGCCTTGTATTGAAATCGAAAACAATCCGCAAGCAGTGTATGATTATACAATTAAAGGAAATCTAGTTGGCATTGTGACAGATGGGACAGCCGTTCTAGGGTTAGGTGACATCGGCCCAGAAGCGGCATTACCGGTGATGGAGGGAAAGGCGATTTTGCTAAAACGTTTTGCCAATGTGGATGCATTTCCTATTTGTCTCGCAACAAAAGATGTGGATGAAATCGTACGCACTGTTAAGGCGATTGCTCCAACATTTGGTGGTATTAATTTAGAGGATATTTCTGCTCCGCGATGTTTTGAAATCGAAGATCGCCTTCGACAGGAGTGTAATATACCCGTATTCCATGATGACCAGCATGGTACGGCGATTGTTGTTGGGGCTGGCTTAATGAATGCGATTAAAATTGTCAACAAGGAACCAAAAGATATGAAGGTAGTGATAAACGGTGCCGGGGCGGCTGGCATTGCAATATTGCGCTTATTACTTCAAATGGGTTATAGAAATGTTGTGATGTGTGATACAAAGGGGATTATTTATGACGGGCGTAAGGAAGGGATGAATAGCATCAAAGACCAGATTGCAAAAATTTCAAACCCATTCAAATTAGTTGGGACATTAGAAGACGCGATTGCTGGTAGTGATGTTTTTGTCGGTGTATCTGTTGCCAATTTATTAACGAAAGAGCATATCGAATCAATGAATGAAAATCCTATAGTATTTGCGCTAGCTAATCCTAATCCAGAAATCACGTATGATAATGCTCGTGCATGGGGTGTACGTGTTATGGGTACTGGCCGTTCAGATTATCCGAATCAAGTAAATAATATGCTTGCTTTCCCTGGTATTTTTAGGGGGGCATTAGATGTCCGCGCTACAGATATAAATGAGGCGATGAAACTGGCAGCGGTAGAAGCCATTGCTTCGTTAGTATCAGCAGAAGACTTATCAGAAGAATTTATTATTCCAAAGTCGATGGATGAGCGTGTAGCGAGCGTTGTCGCGAAAGCTGTTGGCAGTGCTGCAATTGACTCCGGCGTATCGGTGTTATTCCAGCAACCACATCAACATGTCTAAACGTTGTCCGTTTCTTTCTATTTAACAATCATGGTATGATAGAGGTGTAATGATTTGTTGAGATAAGGACGGGTTTCGATCATGGCACAGGAAGTAGCAAATAAATTTATTGAAAATGTATGTTACCATTTAGTACGTAATATGGATATTGAAAAGGTTGAGCAACACTTTAATCAGACGATTGATATGCAACGTCAATCGGCTAGTTCGAAAACAGATTTTTGGGATAGGCTGATGGTGAATATGTTGTATTTTACTGACAATGAGCAAGTTTGGGAAAATCAGCTTATCAATATGCTAGAACAGAAACAATGGGTAAAACCAGCAGTACTTGAAGAAGAATTGCTTATGCATCAAATGCGAATTCGTCAGCAAGTAGCTGAACGAATGGAGATGGCAAAAGAATTGTTCCATCAACAGTATGACGCTGAAGGTCTTACAGAGGAAGCGATTATTTATGACTATGCCTATAGCGCTGCTGGACATTCGATGCGAATGGATTTACTTTCGGTTCTTGTATCAACGCCTGCACAATCCAACGTGCTATTTGACGCTGATCCGCAAGAAACACTTCGCATCATTAACGGATATATAGCCTATCATACAGACGGGCTTATTTCGAAAACAAATTTAACATAAAATTTGTAGGCATCGAATTAGAGCGTTTTCTCTAATTCGATGCCTTTGTAGTGTCAGGCACACAAACAATTTTCAAACAATTAGGGGAAGATTCCAAAATCAACATCTGTGCAGTATAATTGGGCAATATGTTAAAATAGTTTTGATTTTACTTGAAAGGAATTAATAGCAATGAATACACCATTCACTTTTAAACATACACAACCAGCAAATATGGACCCTACTAAAAAATATCCAGCGATTTTTTTATTGCATGGAATGGGTAGCAATGAAGATGATTTACCGCAATTGGTACAAGATTTTCAAGACCAGTGTCATATCATTAGTTTGAGAGGTCCTATTGCACAAAAGCCGGGTTTTGCCTTTTTCACGATACAGGAAGTGGGAAAGCCAGACCGTGCTATTTTTGATAAAGTGTTAATTGCACTGCAACGATTTATTTTAGAAGCGATTGAAGAGTTTCAAATTGATCCGCATAAAGTATTTGTCCTTGGCTTTAGCCAAGGGGCTGTTCTTGCACAGTCACTAGCTTTTGTTATGGGCAATTTAATTACAGGCATTGTAGCATTAAGCGGATATACGCCAAAATTTGTTACGGAGGAATATGCGATTCGCACGGTCAATCATTTACATGCTTTTATTTCTCATGGTGATTATGATTATGTGATTCCTTCACAATGGGGTATGGAAAGCAAAGAACTGTTTGAGCAATTTGGCGCCACAGTTACTTTCAAGCAATATCCAGATGGACATGGTGTTACACCAGAAAATTGGCGAGATTTAGGCATGTTTTTAGCACAACAACTACAAGAACAAGATCATATGCAGTAACCCTAAGTAATAGATAAAAGGCATCGGGAATTCAATTTCTCGATGCCTTTTGTTCGTAAAAATTTTATTTAGATAGACTGCGGTCTTTATCTGTTACAGCTGCAACAGCATCATGGATTGTCGTTTCGAAATGATTGCTTTGAAGGGAAGATACGCCTTGAATGGTTGTTCCACCTGGAGAGCAGACTTGATCGACCAGCGCCCATGGATGCTCTTTTGATTGTAAAATCATTTTCGCACTGCCGAGTACTGCATTTGCAGCAATGTCGAGTGCCATGTTTTTCGGCATACCTTCACGCACAGCAGCGCGAGCTAAGGCATCGATATACATATAGGTGAATGCTGGTGAAGCCCCACCAATTGTTGTAAAGATGGAGAATAAGTGTTCAGGTACTTCAATTATCGTGCCGATTGTTTCAAATAACATGGTGATAAGACGAAGTTGTGTCTCTGTTACTTGCTCATTTGCTGTATAGCAACTTGTTGATGCGCCAATTAGGGCATTGATATTTGGCATTACGCGAATAATAGGCGTGGACTCTGAAAGATAACCATGGAAGTAATTGAGGTTTTTTCCCGCAGCAATGGATACAATCATATGCTTTTCTTGGAGATGTTTTTTGACCTCAGGTAAAACATCAGGTAGCATTTGAGGTTTCACACCTAAAATAATGACATCACATTTTGCCATGAGTTCCTCGATGGAAGTTGTTGCTTGTATACCATAAGAGGTTGCGAGTTTTGTTGTTTTTGATTTTGTACGATTATAGCCATATATATAAGAGGAATCAAAATCTCCGCTATTGCACATTCCTTTAATAATGGCTGTGGTCATATTACCTAGACCAATAAATCCGTATTTCACGTGTTAGACACTCCTTCGTTTAGATAGAACATACCCATTAGTATAGTGCAGATTGTTTTTCTTGAATAGCATTATGCAGGAAAGAAGGCAATTAGGTTCAAATTCATGCAAGTCGGTGGTATCATAGAAGGAGTTGTGAATTGACATTATACCTTCTATTGATAAAATCATGTACTTTATGTGAACTTTGAGACATAGCTATCCTAAAAGGGGTAAAATAATAATTTGATATGTTTAATGCAAAAAATGTCTCATTCTATCGAAGGACGTAAGTAGAAATTATAAGAGAAAAGGAATTAAGAGGAATGGAACAAAATCTAAAAACGGACCAAAATCCACAAACTGTAGAAAAAACAATAGAGAAACATTCGCGCTCTAATGTTTTAGCTCAAACAGTTAAAACAGGTATCATAAAATCCAATTTAATTCCTATGTGGGCTGGCTTGTCGCTAGGGATGTATAAAAATAAAATGACATTATTGGACAATATACCAGAAATCATTTTCGCAACAATTGGTTCGGCACTTGTTATAGGTGCGGCAGGAGCTTTTAATAATGTGTATGACCGTGATATAGATGCCATTATGCCGCGTACGAAAAATCGTCCGACTGTAACAGGGGAGATGTCAGCAAAATCCACGATGAGTTTAGCGATTATTATGCTTGTTGTTGGAGTAGCTGTACTAGCATTAGCCTCACCACTAGCTGCATTATTTGGATTTTTAGGTGTATTTTTATATGTTGTGCCGTATACAATGTGGACAAAGCGTCGCACTATTTATAATACCGAAATTGGTAGTATATCAGGCGCAGTACCACCTTTAATTGGTTGGGCAGCTGTATCAACTGATATTACACATCCTGCTTTAATGGGGCTCTTTTGTGTGATGGTAATCTGGCAAATGCCACATTTTTATGCGATTGCGATTCGTAAACATGCGGATTATGAAGCAGCTAACGTTCCGATGCTTCCTGTAATAAAAGGGATGCGCCGCACATATTACCAAACAAATTTTTATTTAATACTGTTAATATTATCAAGCTTTTTATTTGGTTCATTAAGTATTGGTATTATGCTTGTCGCACTTATATTAAGTGTGGCATGGCTTGTAATGAGTATTTACGGTTATCATAGTAACACGGATCAAGTGAAGTGGGCGACGAAAATGTTTGTTTTCTCGCTTTTCCATATGACAATTCTCTTCTCAACAGTTATTATTTATTCCCTAGCTGGGGTCATTTTTAAATTATATTAAATAGCACATTTAGATGAATCATAATTGAAAAGCCAACAAGTTATTCGGGACTGACCCCGATATATAAGACAGTAATCAAAAAAGCATCACTCAACCAGTTGTCGGTATTGAACCGGCGACTGGTTGTTTAGTTTCGTTTGAATTCGGTTATTGTTATAATAGTTTATATAGTCTTTGACAGTTTGTTCTACGATGGCCGTCGTAGTACTGTTCAAATTGTCTAAGTAGAATGTTTCAGACTTTAACACAGAATGAAACGATTCGATTGGGGCATTATCAGCGGGCGTACCTTTACGGGACATGCTCATGGTAATGCCTTTTGCTTTTACGGCCTGTTGATAATCATACGATGTGTATACCGCCCCTTGGTCACTGTGCAACGTACACCCTTCGGGCAAATGGTGAAGTTGAGCTAATGTATCCAGCACAAAATCAGTATCTTGACAGTCTCCAATCGAATAGGCAATAATTTCACCATTATATAAATCTTGAATACTTGAAAGATACAACTGTTTTTGACCAAATGGCAAGTAAGTAATATCAGTTACGAGCTTCTGTAACGGTGCTGTGGCTTCAAAATCGCGATTTAATAAATTTGCTGCGATTGCATATGGTTGTCCTGTTCGTTTCCGTTTTTTCACTTTCACGCGACATTGCCAACCATATTTTTGCATGATACGTTGAACAACTTTATGATTGACGCACATTTCTTGACGTAAGAGTGCTGTAATTTTTCTGTAGCCATAGCGAAATTTATTTGCACGACAGAGTTCACCGATACGTCTCTCTATTGCTTGACGAGACCTTGCATCGGTAGATGCCTGTTTCCAACGATAGTAGGTAGATCGTGCAATCCCAAAGTGTTTACAAATGTCCTTTACAGACATCATGCTTCTTAGTGACGCAACTAACTGTACAGCTACTTCTCCAACCACTTCCTCTCCAACTCTGCGTACTTTTTTAGCACCTCAATTTGTTGCTTTAAATAACGGTTTTCCAATGCTAATTTCGTTTGTTCATTGTTCGGTTCAGGACCTTTATTAAAGATATATTGTTTGCCTACAGGTTGTTTCAAACGATTGACTTCACCATTTCTATACCAACGCACCCATGTTTCGACCTGTGTTTTATGGCGTATATTTAATTCCAATAGAATCTGTTTGACAGGTACCCCCGCTAATCGCATCTCAATCGCTTTCATTTTTAATTCATATGGATAACTCACTCTTGTTCCCATAGAAAAAACACCTCCAAATTGAAATTTAAGTATCTATACCCGAATTTCAATCGAAGATGCTTTTTTTATTTGTCTTTACCTATTGGGGTCAGTTCCTTCTAAGCTTGTTGGCTTTTCTTTTGCAACAGATGTAATTTGTCGATTTGGCCATTCGAGTGCATGAAGCTGCCCTCCAAAAACAGCACCTCCATCAATACCAATAA
This genomic interval from Lysinibacillus sphaericus contains the following:
- the proC gene encoding pyrroline-5-carboxylate reductase, whose amino-acid sequence is MKYGFIGLGNMTTAIIKGMCNSGDFDSSYIYGYNRTKSKTTKLATSYGIQATTSIEELMAKCDVIILGVKPQMLPDVLPEVKKHLQEKHMIVSIAAGKNLNYFHGYLSESTPIIRVMPNINALIGASTSCYTANEQVTETQLRLITMLFETIGTIIEVPEHLFSIFTTIGGASPAFTYMYIDALARAAVREGMPKNMALDIAANAVLGSAKMILQSKEHPWALVDQVCSPGGTTIQGVSSLQSNHFETTIHDAVAAVTDKDRSLSK
- a CDS encoding bifunctional diguanylate cyclase/phosphodiesterase; translated protein: MWELNKHFSLFRKGILFILFSSVLLMIIGYWSDEFYGIFGKSNYVSIHLLIEILIIVVTMTIAIQSWLTTPYILSNRTLYIGALFLTYSLIEIAHALSYKGMPHFIMESTPYAATWFYIIGRLVLSCGILLIFFIKEKAILNKTYRWFIYSTPFVITVGLFILIYVPTTPILPPLVIEGVGPTPLKISLQYVAMACHFLIMYLLLKKFKVAPNIIFLLLGSASYLIISDLLFTTYRDVYDIKNFIGHIFQLCSFYFLFKAIYFSSIEKPFQDLIEMQKHLEKSREKMHYMAYHNEVTSLPNERFLMETLHKNLYKSNVKKAILAIEIERISAIKASLGSSYADKLISQVAQRLKDIIPEQYLLSMLREDYFIVFIDDANHTQRIMELCKQLQMAMAKSFQIQHISLNGHLNIGISLFPTDAYKEEELVRYAVYAMQEARKVPSRIVFYETSMSSDITEKIILENDLRHALDNHELFVEYQPQIDLQSGQILSVEALVRWQHPSKGMISPGLFIPIAEESGIIIPIGQWVLETACRQVKQWEQAGLPPIKVAVNLSLGQLFQQDLVEMIQSVLEDTDLDPKYLQLEITESMTINIDHITMILHQLKTLGVTIAVDDFGTGYSSLSYLKDFPIDCLKIDRSFVQKIQSDPTDKALVDMILSMAKHLRLKVVAEGIEEVAQLNYLMAGHCETVQGFLFSKPLHPTYLQDNYQALQDNAQTILEALHAQC
- a CDS encoding NAD(P)-dependent malic enzyme, whose amino-acid sequence is MDIMQKAKEMHKEAQGKMEIVAKVPVQDTYDLSLAYSPGVAQPCIEIENNPQAVYDYTIKGNLVGIVTDGTAVLGLGDIGPEAALPVMEGKAILLKRFANVDAFPICLATKDVDEIVRTVKAIAPTFGGINLEDISAPRCFEIEDRLRQECNIPVFHDDQHGTAIVVGAGLMNAIKIVNKEPKDMKVVINGAGAAGIAILRLLLQMGYRNVVMCDTKGIIYDGRKEGMNSIKDQIAKISNPFKLVGTLEDAIAGSDVFVGVSVANLLTKEHIESMNENPIVFALANPNPEITYDNARAWGVRVMGTGRSDYPNQVNNMLAFPGIFRGALDVRATDINEAMKLAAVEAIASLVSAEDLSEEFIIPKSMDERVASVVAKAVGSAAIDSGVSVLFQQPHQHV
- the cyoE gene encoding heme o synthase; amino-acid sequence: MEQNLKTDQNPQTVEKTIEKHSRSNVLAQTVKTGIIKSNLIPMWAGLSLGMYKNKMTLLDNIPEIIFATIGSALVIGAAGAFNNVYDRDIDAIMPRTKNRPTVTGEMSAKSTMSLAIIMLVVGVAVLALASPLAALFGFLGVFLYVVPYTMWTKRRTIYNTEIGSISGAVPPLIGWAAVSTDITHPALMGLFCVMVIWQMPHFYAIAIRKHADYEAANVPMLPVIKGMRRTYYQTNFYLILLILSSFLFGSLSIGIMLVALILSVAWLVMSIYGYHSNTDQVKWATKMFVFSLFHMTILFSTVIIYSLAGVIFKLY
- a CDS encoding IS3 family transposase (programmed frameshift) codes for the protein MGTRVSYPYELKMKAIEMRLAGVPVKQILLELNIRHKTQVETWVRWYRNGEVNRLKQPVGKQYIFNKGPEPNNEQTKLALENRYLKQQIEVPKKVRRVGEEVVGEVAVQLVASLRSMMSVKDICKHFGIARSTYYRWKQASTDARSRQAIERRIGELCRANKFRYGYRKITALLRQEMCVNHKVVQRIMQKYGWQCRVKVKKRKRTGQPYAIAANLLNRDFEATAPLQKLVTDITYLPFGQKQLYLSSIQDLYNGEIIAYSIGDCQDTDFVLDTLAQLHHLPEGCTLHSDQGAVYTSYDYQQAVKAKGITMSMSRKGTPADNAPIESFHSVLKSETFYLDNLNSTTTAIVEQTVKDYINYYNNNRIQTKLNNQSPVQYRQLVE
- a CDS encoding alpha/beta hydrolase, encoding MNTPFTFKHTQPANMDPTKKYPAIFLLHGMGSNEDDLPQLVQDFQDQCHIISLRGPIAQKPGFAFFTIQEVGKPDRAIFDKVLIALQRFILEAIEEFQIDPHKVFVLGFSQGAVLAQSLAFVMGNLITGIVALSGYTPKFVTEEYAIRTVNHLHAFISHGDYDYVIPSQWGMESKELFEQFGATVTFKQYPDGHGVTPENWRDLGMFLAQQLQEQDHMQ